ACTCCGAGAGGAGCTAGTAGCTGACGAGGATCCGGCCACGGCGGATTTGATCCCCGTCGTCTTTCGATGGCGACATTCAGCGAGGCAGGGCTTGAACGTACTGGTGAATCAACCGCAGGTATTCCGGGATGTCCTTCACGGCGGCCTGAAGCGCTTCGTGGATCTTCTGGGAGTCGATCTCGTCGTACTCATGGACGATTCGGTTTCGGAGCCCGGCGCAGGTGGCGATTCGTGAGGCGAACGCCGGAGCGAGGATTTTGAGCTTCGAGAGCTGGGTGAAGGAATCGTAGTA
The Candidatus Rokuibacteriota bacterium DNA segment above includes these coding regions:
- a CDS encoding DUF86 domain-containing protein codes for the protein MVDSELVIRKLALITGDLSQLASIADKSLEDYLASSTDEVLAERYLERIIGRMIDINYHVITETGLPPPRDYYDSFTQLSKLKILAPAFASRIATCAGLRNRIVHEYDEIDSQKIHEALQAAVKDIPEYLRLIHQYVQALPR